In the genome of Candoia aspera isolate rCanAsp1 chromosome 12, rCanAsp1.hap2, whole genome shotgun sequence, the window GAAggtcaggaattctgggagatgaagcccacccatctgGCCGGCTCCAAACATCATTCCTGCAAGGCAAGTCAGTTGTTACTAGAACGAAGAGCTTTGAGTTTTGAACGGAATGTATAAACACGCACACATTTTCTGACCTTTAACTGGTTAACAAAAATACACGGTTGTCTGTTGCACAAGAAAGAAATATTGAGGAAGGAGCAAGGAGCAAGAGGAGAAAAGTTATCAGTAAACAACaaccagaaaaataattaaagacaTGGCTGCAATCAGTGTTATCTTGATGAGTTAGATTGAAGTAACTGTGACTTGGTATTACCACTGGGGACTGTGACTCGTTATCAGTGCCACACAGGCGTAGATATAGAAAAAAGATGTGAAGCACTGCGGCCTGGCTTTAAAAGTCAGAAATAGATCTGACTTGTACCAAAGGCCTGAAAATGTTCATTTCCCAAAGTCATGCCTGTtgagctcaaaaaaaaaaaaaaaaaaacccaccaccacccACCAAAGTTCACTGCATAGGCTAGCTTTGCAACAAAACCACAAGACAAATGATCCAGATGCAGCTTTCCTCCAGCTTGGATACCCTCCAAATATGTGGACTTTCATTCGCACAATTCCCCCAGCAGGGTCTCCATTGTGCAGAATTCTGGCAGTTCAAGTTTACACATCTGGGGGATGCCCAGTTCCTGGAAGGCTGTCTGTGAGAATCTTCATCTGACAGATCGACACAGCAATATTTTTGCTGAATGGGAAGTAGAGGGAAACATCCCAaagacctttctctctctctctctccagagaaTAATTAAAAGCACCCTTTTTTTAATGGCCCGTCCCATTGCTAGTTAATAGTTACATAGTGTAATTGCAGCACAAGATTCTTTAAAAAGGAATGCAAGACTGAAAGGGGGTTTGTTTGCCACTGATGATCATGTGGATTTAATAAGGAGAAacacagaggaagagaaagaacaaatgGAAAATGCCTTCCTCTCATTATTTGACGCATCCTGATATCATCTGCTCAGACTGGCAATATTGCTCCAGCATGGCAGGCTCAAACAGCAATTCCTTAACGCCAGGAGGTAAAATTAAGGCACCCCAGAGAAAGAAGAGGACTGGAAGAGGTTGACCATTTAGCAACAGGTAGAGATGGAGGTCATCAAAATGCCTACACTGGATGCTCGAGATCAGATCCAGAAAGCATATGTAAATCAGCACCTCAGAGGAAGAATCAGCTAACTTGCCTACGCATGCCACACTTTTGCCCCGTACATGGAGAACAAAAGGTTCCATAAAGGATGGGCCTTCTGTATCACACCCTAAGGGAGAAGCACATTCCTATCCCTGATTTCAAATGCATGCTGGACAAATAACAAGATACGTTCTTCCCAGCGTGCCCCTCAGTGCATTTTAGAAAACCCTAGCGTGTTTCTGGGGAGGAAAATCTCCAGTGCACTTTCTGTAGACAGCTGACATTTCAAATGCCTTTTCCTAGACCTGTATTTACCTCAAAGGAAATCCTGCTGAACTTGATGAAGTTCCCTTCTGGATGGGCTCATAGAGAACTGCCCTGTTCAACGCATCATGGGTTGAAACGTTTCCAGCGAGGATCTGAAACATTGCCTATTCAGGCATTCATTTGTGCCTTATTTGTGTGTTTTTCCCTTCTACTGGCCAATTATTTAATTAAAGCGCACTTCATTAATCCCCCAGCCATCATGCTAAACCAACTAGTTATACCGAAGTGGAAATCTGTGCGGGGCGTTGACACAACTGAAGCCTTGCTTTCCTTCGAGCCTATTCTTGCTTAATGGGCCGAGCTGGCAAGAAATTCAGCATATTAGATCTCATTTAAAAGCTGAACCCCTGGAAATGCAATGGCTTTATTTGCAGATGATGGTCTTGATACGTTCACGCCCTCATAATATTGTATTGCCTGGAGGAAGAAGGCATTGTAAAACTCAAGTGAGACATAAAAACCCTGAACTCCGTTCATATTAACAGTGTAAATAAGTCACTAAAGAATGCCAGTTCTCAAATCACTGGAGGCATTGAGGATCTTTCAAAAGACAGGGCAACATTCATTTCCATCCCCTTCTCTCTGAAATGACTGAGAACTGACGGAATGGAGAAGTTATGGCTATCTCATTCGTAACAGGATTAAACCATTTATAGGCGATTGCAGCTGTTCCTTTATGGCACCCAATTGATATTCATGTGTGGTTAGCATTTGTCTACTAACTTGTGCCACACAGAGAATAGCAAAAGACAGACAATGATCACACGGCTGTTACATATTCAGGGGACCCAAATCCGTGTCTCAAGATTTCAAAAGcaggcgggggggtgggggagagctgTACCTAACCCTCTGTCTTGGACAAACACATCCACAAATGCAGACAACAGGATGATAAAAATAAGACAGGGCGTCTTTCAAACACCGTTGAAAAAGCAGGGGAAAGCAACTTAAAAGCAACCTCTGATTCTTTTAGCAGATCGCTTGGTAGATAAAGTTGGTACAGGGAAGAGGATTAAAGGGAAGGATAGCTTAGTTATAATTTTCTCCTTGCAAGAACAGCAGCAGCGAAGGAAAGAAAGactctgccttttttctttttcccccaaacagtCAATTCAAAGAGCCTGGCCAAGATCATCAtctctcttcccctttctcccagaaaaaaattatcttagTATATATTTCTACCagctttcacatttttttttacaaccaACCCCTTCTGGAGAAAACAAGCCCAGTTCTAAAAAAAACACCTACAGTGACCTCATCTGGTGGGGACAGGATAGCAATAGGACTGCAGCCACTCTGAAAAAGCCTAGCTAGCAATGGCCAAAAGTGTGTGACCGTATTCACTGCCAAACCTACTCTCAGGCTGATCCGGGGAGGTTTCTCTTttaatccctccctccctggaaaaaagaaagagacaaaagAAATCAGTCCGAACCAGAGCAGAGATGCGTGACGGCGTACGTTCAAGATTGCACATAAAAGCCTGCGGTACCACTATTATCACATTTCCTTGTATTTTCATTCTTTCAGTACATTCATGGCATGGCTATGggacttgtttttttccccagtcctGGTTAGGCAAAGAATACAAACCGCCATAATACATCCACAGTACCCCGACTGGAGTCGTGTTTAAAAGGAATTCATGGCTGACCTTTTACGTGGCCTTATCTTGGAAGCGAGTGAAACCTTTGCTGGGTTATCAAGGGATACAATGATTTAATGGCACGTTAAAAGGGTTGATGTTAAGCAGTCACATTAGGCTAATACCAAGACATCAGTACTTTACCTGCAGTTGTAGGTCCTGATTTCTTTGTTATCCCGTTTACACTTGACAGCTACGAAGATCATGGTGACAAACAGAATGGCAGCAATTGAACCCAGAGCAATAATAAAAATCAGGGACAAATTAACAGATCCTATGGATTCTTGGGCATCCAGGGCTGGAGAAAGATATATCAAAATCAAGGCAGATGCTGAAAGCGATGTTTTCCCATGGTCGTGGGCCACGACGATCAGCTCATACGTAGTCTTGGAATTTTCCCCAAATGCTCTAGTGGTCCTTATCTCACCGTTGACCTGGTCAATCTCAAAAAACCCTCTGTCCCCTTCGGCCATCTCATAGGAAAGTCTCCCATTCTCCCCTTCGTCATAGTCATCTGCCTTGACCACGGTCACCAAGTAGCCAACCCCAGCATTCCTGGGGATGTACACTTCTGCAGTCCCGTTGACTAAAGGAGGGGCTGTTATCACAGGGGTGTTGTCATTGACATCCAGGACGATAACTCGGATGGTGGCATTGCTTTGCAAGGAAGGGTTGCCTCCATCTTTGGCCAAGACCTTGAACTCAAAAGACTTGGTCTGCTCGTGGTTGAAGGATCTCAAAGCATAGATGTCCCCTGAGTTGGGATTGATGGAGACATAGGTGAAAACCGGCATATCCCTTACTTGGGATGGGACAATCTGATAGGAGACACTGCCGTTTAGACCGAGATCAGGATCCCTGGCAGAAACAGAAAGGAGGTAGGCCCCAGGGGTGTTGTTCTCCTGTACAATGACCTGGTAATAAGGTTTGGAAAAGTGGGGGTGGTTATCATTCTCATCTGTGATCTTGACAGTAAAGGACTTTGTGGCCTGCAAAGAAGGGACCCCATTATCCTTCGCTTGGATGGTTAGATTGTACTGGTCCCTCTGCTCCCTGTCTAAACGCCCGTCCACGAGGATAGTAGAGAAACTCTCATACTCCTGTAAGCGGAAGGGTACGTTGCCCAACAGTTTACACTGCACCCGGCCATTAGCACCAGCATCCCGGTCGGACACTCTCACCAAGGCAATTACATAGCCGGGAGGGGCATTCTCGCTGACTTCCACCAGCTCGCTATTAACAGAGAGCAAGTTAATGAGAGGGGGGTTGTCATTGGCGTCCTGCACAGTGACAGTCACCTTGCAATGTGCTGGGATAGAGTTGGGACCAAGATCTTTTGCCTGTACGTCCAGTTCATAGGCATGACCTTCCTCGTAGTCAATTGCACCAGTGACAGTGATCAGGCCGGTCTGAGGGTTGATTTGGAAAAGATCCCTGGCCTTTTCAGATACGTAGCTGTGGATGGAATACAAGACTTGCCCATTGGTGCCCTCATCGGGGTCAGTGGCATTGAGGCGGATCACTGGTGTACCCAGCGGAGCATTCTCCAGCACACTAACAGCGTACGATGGTTCTTCAAAGAGAGGATTATTGTCATTGGAGTCAATGACTCTGACAGTTAACTCCACTGTTCCAAAATTGGGTGGGTCACCACCATCCAGAGCTGTTATCATGTAGCTGTAATGAGACTGGGTCTCTCGGTCCAGGCTCTTCTCCACCACCAGCTCTGCAAAGCGAGAACCATCTCCTCGCGTCTTGGTTTCCAAGCCGAAGAGGTCATTGGGGGTGATCTCATAGCTCTGCACTCCAAAGCTGCCTGAGTCTGGATCATAAGCACTTTCCAGGGGTACCCTGGTCCCTGGGCTGGCTGTCTCGGAGATCTCCAGCGCAATTTGATCTGTGGGGAAACTGGGAGCATTATCGTTGAGGTCCTTGATCTCCAGCTTGATCACACAGATCTCCATGGAGCTTGACATGACCTCCAAAGAGATCACGCACTTGGGGCTCTGCCTGCAAAGTAAGTCCCGGTCAATCTTCTGCTTGGTCACTAGTAACCCTGATCCAGGGTTGATGTCCACCAGGTGCGGCGCCGAGTTGGACACCACTCGGAAAGCAGCGGGTTGCCGAGGATCCAGCACAAAGCCTGCATCTCGGGCATCTTTGGCAATGTTTGCAATCACAGTACCAGCTCTTTGCTCCTCTTCCACGGAATACTTCAAGTTGATCAGAGCTCCTGCACCAGTCCACAAGACAGCGAGCAGAAACTGGAGCAGGGGGCACAGAATATCCATAGCTCACCACTCCGTGccacccccacctcctcctccccttctctctGGCTGCCTGTTGATTCTGTGTCTGGGAAAGGAGGGGAAGCAGGAAAGCTTTAGGAGATGGGGTTGTTCCAGGGACAGAAGGAAGGAGCAAAtcagagggaaaggaagggaaggtggCCTTTCTGGGGGGTTACTTTACAAGCCCTTTGCCTCTCATTCCCTCTCCACATCTCTCAGAGGCACACTGCCTCATACAGCCAGCGCTGCTGCCTGGCCCTAAGGAAGTGGGGAGTAAGTGCTTATCTTCCTCCCACCAGATCCAGAGGAGTTACAGAATCGGCAAAtctattttcaatttttaaaaaaaacacacaacctGAATTGGGGAGGAGGGACCTCGGCTGACTTTACACCTGGCATGCGCAAACCTCTGCCCCCCCCTTTCCTTTACCCCGTCCTCTCTCCCcgctgctgccaccaccacccccaatttGAACAGACCCTTAGTGAAGAAAGTGGAgtacctggaggaggaggaggataaggaggaggaggaagagaagaaagggggaaagaatcCAAACTCCGGTGGAGGAAGGTAGCGAATAAATTACGCGGAAGGAGAAGAAATACTGTGGACTCAAGATGGAAATGGGAAGAAACCGCTGGGGAAACTAAGGCTAGGATACGGCGAAGGGGCACCCAAAGGGCTGGAGGGAGAAAGTCACGCAGGAGAAGTAACGGGGGAGGTTGGGGAAAGGGGGGGCGGgcggagggaggcagggagggaggccgGCGAGACGGAAACCTTTCCGGAGAGGCTCTACACCTGGAAGTCCGGCCGGAGAAAGGCGAGGCGGCGATCCCGGTCCCAAATCGCCGGGTGCGCCGGGGGAGGCATCGGAAGGCGGGGGACGAGGAGGCACGCCGGATCCCCCCTCCGCGCCAAGGAGGACCGGCGGCGCAGCGGAATCCCCGGGCTGGACCGGAGGCGAGGAGGAAGCGGCGGAGCGGTGGCCGGCGACGGTTCTCGGCTGGGCAGCGCGAGGCAGGTGGAGCAGGGCGGCGGGGGCACTCAGAAGCGCCGCTGGCGCAGTGCTGCTCCCGGGCGCCGCTCGGCTCCTCTCGGGGCGCCCATGATTATCTGGCGATCGGCATCCTCCGAGCCGCCCAGCGCCGCAGGCAACAGAGCGGCGGCGAGGAAAGTTTGCTGGCGCAGCGCATCGTCCTCGGGGCCAGCTGCGCAGCGGGGCAAAGCGACTCCGGGTCTCCGCTGGAGCGGGCGGCGGTGGAAGGAAGCCGCGGCAGCAAAACCGCGGAGCAGCTGCGGGAGCGCGGATCGCTGTCGCCTAGTTCCGTgggtttttccctccctccctctcctcctttctctctctctgtctctctttctttctccccggcttttaattttgttttttatgggAAGTTCTCAGCTCTCTGGACGCCAATCCGAGGAGGGCTCCGGACGCCTTTGCAGAGGCCAGCCCCGCACCGCAGTGGCTCGCAAGGTCGCCCGCCGGCGGCTCAAGCTCCTCGCCCGCCGGCTGCCCGCCCCCCTTCCTTCCGCGTCTTGCAGCCCCGCAACCTC includes:
- the PCDH19 gene encoding protocadherin-19, with translation MDILCPLLQFLLAVLWTGAGALINLKYSVEEEQRAGTVIANIAKDARDAGFVLDPRQPAAFRVVSNSAPHLVDINPGSGLLVTKQKIDRDLLCRQSPKCVISLEVMSSSMEICVIKLEIKDLNDNAPSFPTDQIALEISETASPGTRVPLESAYDPDSGSFGVQSYEITPNDLFGLETKTRGDGSRFAELVVEKSLDRETQSHYSYMITALDGGDPPNFGTVELTVRVIDSNDNNPLFEEPSYAVSVLENAPLGTPVIRLNATDPDEGTNGQVLYSIHSYVSEKARDLFQINPQTGLITVTGAIDYEEGHAYELDVQAKDLGPNSIPAHCKVTVTVQDANDNPPLINLLSVNSELVEVSENAPPGYVIALVRVSDRDAGANGRVQCKLLGNVPFRLQEYESFSTILVDGRLDREQRDQYNLTIQAKDNGVPSLQATKSFTVKITDENDNHPHFSKPYYQVIVQENNTPGAYLLSVSARDPDLGLNGSVSYQIVPSQVRDMPVFTYVSINPNSGDIYALRSFNHEQTKSFEFKVLAKDGGNPSLQSNATIRVIVLDVNDNTPVITAPPLVNGTAEVYIPRNAGVGYLVTVVKADDYDEGENGRLSYEMAEGDRGFFEIDQVNGEIRTTRAFGENSKTTYELIVVAHDHGKTSLSASALILIYLSPALDAQESIGSVNLSLIFIIALGSIAAILFVTMIFVAVKCKRDNKEIRTYNCRIAEYSYGHQKKSSKKKISKNDIRLVPRDVEETDKMNVVSCSSLTSSLNYFDYHQQTLPLGCRRSESTFLNVENQNNRNAGPNHNYHHTFTGQSPQQPDLIINGMPLPETENYSFDSNYVNSRAHLIKSSSTFKDLEGNSLKDSGHEESDQTDSEHDVQRGLYCDTAVNDVLNTSVTSMGSQVPEQDQSEGFHCREECRILGHSDRCWMPRNPVPARAKSPEHGRNVMSLSIEASTVDTELYEDSTAKRTFATFGKDRSEPVSEERGPISAKGKRTLDPPICSPKVNGAIREAGNGCEAISPITSPVHLKSPSSSKPSVSYSIFHCPSNRNLEPFVSNGPSRPMEAEPRGADSENTMREVNPLLQECREKDSPGMKRLKDIVL